TCATCATCCACCCGCTGCGCGTGGCGATCACCGGGAAGACGGTGGGCCCCGGGTTGTTCGAGTTGATCGAGGTCCTGGGGCGCGAACGCGTATTGGCACGGCTCGACAAGGCGATCGAGTTGACCACTGCTGGACGCCTCCCTCGCGCGTAGCTGGCGTCCGTTCGATGGCGGTCCCCGCGACCGCCGGAGCACCCCGCGTCGTGATGGGTCCGCCATTCGCGTTGACACGCTTCTTTGGCCCTCAGTATAATGAGGGCGCCCGTGAGGTCTCGTTGGGGGATCGTCTAGCGGTAGGACGACGGGCTCTGGACCCGTTAGCGGGGGTTCGAATCCTCCTCCCCCAGCCACGCCTTGTGGCTCCTCGATCGTTGCACCGAACAGCACGGTTCGGCACCGAGGAGAGCGCCGCCCGCGCAGTTTGCGACCAAACTCACCCTCCCCCGACTCCGGGAATGCCAACTCGTCAAGCCATTCCGTTCGCTTGGGCCGTGGCTCCAATGATGTGCATGGCGGTCCATGGTGCACCCGGCCGCGGGCGGCCGAGCTGGCATTCCCGTGGGCACCGGGCCAGGGTTCCGACGCTAGCAGGAGTCGAACGCGAACAACGGAAACCCGCAAGAGAGGGAGGCCAACATGATCCAAAACCGTTGGTTCGCACGCCTGAAACAGGTGAGCGACAGGTATGGACAGTCTCCTGCGTTTAGACTGCTGCACACCTCTGGCCTACTCAACAGCGGAAAGATGGGCGCCGCGGGCGATCCTCCGCTCGCCTTGAGAAGGGTAATCGATAAAGGGTTGCGGCCGAACGACGCGGGTCACCATGTCACGTATCTCGAAGTCTATGAGCCCGACGTAGCTGCGGACCAAATGCAGCTGGTCCTCCGTTACGGAGCGTCGCTCTTCGACTGACCCCGGAGGATCAGGAACACTTGTGAGGCTGACCGCCGAAGCCGCTCACCAATCCAGTGTCGCATGGAGGACCCGAATGGCCACGGTCGGCGCGAATCAGCCGCCGGTCGGGCAGCGGCGGTTGACGCGGCGGGCTGCCGATCTTCGCTCAAGGGGTGCCTAAGCGTCCACGCGGCCGACGGCGGAGCCGGAGCCGGGGGTATTGGTGAATCGCCCGCCGGATCCGATGGAACTGTTCCGTCGGCTCTCTGCGTTGAGACGTAGTAAGTAGGGGGACGCCGAGCGACGTGACGGCGCTCGATCGAGGAGGCATGGCGACGCAGCGCATCGGTGTGTTTTGGAAGGGCGGCCTGGCGGTCGTTGTATTGGTCTGCTTCGCGAGTGCCATGTCCGCCCGCGCAGGTACGGTGGCCGGGCGGCCGATTTCATTTCCGGTTACCGTGTCCCTTCCCCTGGATCATGCTACGGATTCCGAAGGCGCAGCCGAAGCGTGGTCGGTTCAGGGTTCCAGCGTGGTCGGCCTGCGCCCACCCGCTCCGGTTTGGATGCGTGACGGTGTTCAGGCGGTGCTCGATGCGTTGCAGTCACTCCGTCGATCGAGTATAACTCGGATCTCCCTCCCTCCGCCGGCCCGCGGTTGATTCAGCGGTCTGCGCTACTGCGGCGGACTGACCGCCGTATGCGTCCCCATCAGGAGGGAGAGTACATGGGACTGTTTGATGCACTGCGCGGGCGTGGACAGCGTTCTCGACGTCTCGTCGGCCGCATTTCCGACGAACCCCAGTTGATCGGTCAAAACGGCGTGAGATATCTCGTGTTTCACGTTGCGGAAGCCCCCCATATCGAGTTCAGGCTCACCATGTTGCCAACAACCCAGAAGCGTCGCAAGGGCGACCGGGTCGAGTTGACGTGGTCGCGGGAGGACGGGGGCGTTGCCATTCTTGAAGGGTTATATGCGGCCCCTGATTGGGAGTCGGTGAAACGGCGCAATGAGACTTACCTTCAGGACATCCAGGCGCGAGAAGCGAAGGACGGACACTAGGATCTGGCGGGGCGGGCCACACCTGGCCCGCCCCGCACTCAGTGTCGCAGCGTTGGCGGACGATGAATATGGAACAAAGCACCTGGGGTGGATCCGCCGAGGAGGCTGGCCGGAGCACGGACCGGGCCGGCTGTGTTGTGCCGGGCTGTAGGAGCGGGGATCCAGCGCAGAACACCGAACGGCGGTGCGGGATCGGGCGTGCCGGCGACATTGCGGTGCCGCACGACGCCGAGGCTATCCCGGGTTTTTCTACCCAATCGATGGGTGGCCGCTAGCGCCCAGCAGGATCGCCGACTACAATGTCAAAAAGGAACGCTCCACATGTTTCCGTCCGCGGGGCGGGAACGTGGGGATCTCACGATGCTTCGTGAGTGGATCCGAGCCCGGGAGCGGCGTGGAGGTGAGAGACCGCCATGAATGGAGCGCTGCGATTCCGATATCCCTACGCGCTCGTTTGTATCGCGGTCCTTGTTGTCGTCATCGCGGTTGGTGCCGGAAGTGTTCGCGCCGGGTCAGCCGTCGTGACCAAAGTCGCCGCGGTGGAGACGGTGCAGGGGGTTGAACTGTCCGTCGTCGCATCGGCCCCGATCCGGTACGAGCTCCGGCAAGTGCAGTCGAACTGGATCGTGATCGACGTAACCCCCGCCGAACTCGGGATTCCGGCCGGCACCCTGCCAACTGCCGGGCACGTGGTGACCAAGGTGCGTGTCGGGCAATTTCAATCCGACGTGGTGCGGGTTGTCGTTGAGATGGTGCGGCCCACGCCGTTTCACGTGACCGCTTCGGCGGATCGGACCGCGTTGCTTATCGGCATCGGCGCGCCGACGTCGGCGGTCGCGAGCGGCGGGGTAGGGCCATCGACCACGGCGCAGGCGCCGCCCTCGGCCCATCCCCAGGCTCCCCAGGACACGACCATCGTGTTCAAGTCCACCGCCGTCCTTCCGCAGCCAACCCGGCCGCAGACGCCCCCGGCGCAGACCGCCCCAACGCAGACGCCGCCGGCACAGACCGCTCCAACACAGACGCCGGCACAACGGGTCCAAAGCGTGGTGCCAGGCAAGGGCATCGGTCCGGTGCACCTCGGCATGCGCGTCGCGGAAGTCGTGGCTGCGCTCGGACAACCGGTGCGGTCGCAGTCTTTGTCCGACGGGACCACGGCGTACGAGTGGTTTGGGCCGCCGAACAACAGCGGACTTGGCGTGCGCACAACGCCGGCGGGTGTCGTGTACCGGGTGTGGGTCATCAACGATGCCCAGTACGCGATCCAAGACCGAGTCCACGTGGGCAGCACGGAGACTGATGCGCGTGCGGCGCTTGGGGAACCCTCGCAGGTCCTGGTCGATGCGTCGCACGGACTGAAGACGCTGACCTACCCGGCTCTTGGCGTGTGGATCGTCATCCAAACGGACAAGCAGTACGCGTTCTATAACCAAGTCTTCGAGATCGGTGTAACCACGCTGCCCGAGCCTGCCGCCGCGCGATAGGCGTGTCGTGCCGGCACGCCGGCGCTGACGCTTGGGTTTCTGCAACAAGCCGTTCGGGGGCGCGGCGATACGCCGGGGCCCTCTGCGCGAACGTGTTTTCGCTGCGAGGTCCGCCGGTGCGCGCGCGATTGCCCCCGGTCGTGCGGCTTGTTATACTCCTCAGTGGTTCAGTGGTTCTCTGCGCTGGCCCCATCGTCTAGAGGCCTAGGACGCGGCCCTCTCAAGGCCGAAACGGGGATTCGAATTCCCCTGGGGCCACCAAACCGATTCCAGAAGGTGCGCGCACGCCCGAGGTATCGTACCCTACCGGGAACTTCAGCACGACGATCGCAGGAGGGGGTTCCAAATGGCCAGCAAGCGCGAGTACAAGGTGATCTGGATGGAGGACAGGGGGTCTGTTGAGGGAGCGTTGAACCAGGCCGCCCGCGGTGGGTTCAAGATCGTCGGCACGACCGCACAAGCGATCATCCTCGAGGGAAAGACGAAAGGCAAGAATAAGGACGACGACGATGAGGATGACGACGACGACGAAGAAGAAGAGAACGACTAGTCGCTCTCGCGTCGGCAAGGGGCTCGGTCCGCGCTACTGACCCGGGAGTACGTCGTCGGCGCAGGGACGGTCTTCCTCGGTGGGAATCTGATCGCGTGTCGTTGACACTAGGATGTGTAGGGCAAGTTCTCGGCGATCGGGAGTGAGGTCATGCCACAGACGATCTTCGAGATAGACCAGCGCGGTCAGATCGTGGAGATCGGTCCGCACGACCTGATCATGATGAGTGACGAGCGCACCGTGGAAGCTTACAAGCCCCAAAGCGGAGAGCGTATCCTCCTGGCGAGCCACGGTGATGCGGTCGAGCTCTTTCAATACGTTGTCGAGCTGGAAAAGGACCGCGGCGCATTGCTCGAGAAGCCCTGCCGGTACGTCAGCAATCCGGAGGACTGGCACGGGGACGGCATGGCGCTGCTCGGCGTCGGGGCGCTAGAAGATCCGACACAGACTGACGACCGGACGCTGGGTGTGCGTATCGTGTGCTATGTTCGCAACGACGTCGGCGAGATCGTCGCGTTGGACGCGGCGGGCATGGGATAACCTCCGAGATTGGCCCGCCGGCCGCAGGGATCCCTCGCTCAGGTTCCCTGTGCCGGCGCGGCGATGGGTGGGACCGTGTGGCGGCCGGTCGCGAGATAGATCGCACCCGCGACCACGAAGCTGACGATGTAGCTGAAATCGGCGCCGCCGAGCGCCTTGCCGATCGGGCCCGCGTACCAGTCCGTGGCCATGAACGGGACGGAAGCGGCGACGCCGATCGCGAAAGCTGCAAGGCCGGCCCAGCGCAACGCGCCGAACGCACCGTTCGGCTGGTAGAACTCTCGGCTGTCCGGATACGCGAGTCCCCGGCGGTGGAACACGTAGAAGTCGATCGCGATGATCGCGATCCAGGGCGTCACCCAGTACACGAGTAGGAACAGAAACCCCTGGAAGAACTTGATGAACTGTGCACCGCCGAATAGGATGGACAGCACGACGCCAATCGCCCCGACCACGAGCGTTGCGCCTGTGCGCCGTAACGGCAATCCCCACGTGAGGCCGCCCATTCCGCCGCTGTACATGTTCAGTGTGTTGGAGCTGATGGATCCCAAGACCAAGATCGCGTAGATCGCCGTCGCGCCCATGCCGGCGACCGTCCGCATCGCGGGGATGACACCGCCGGCGACGGCGAGCGTGCCGAGCAGGGCTCCGAGGGTGTTGGTCCATGTCGTGGAGAGGAACATGCCCCAGAACGAGTACCAGAACGGCCGGCGGATCGGCGTGTCGCTCGGCAGGTAGCGAGCATAGTCTGCCGCGTACGGAGCCCAGCTCACCGTGTACGAGAACATGATCGTGAACTCGAGCAGCCACGCCATCCAGAACGCCGCTCCGCCCTTGGTTGGTACTGCGGCCGGCCCGGCGCCATGCTGAAGGGCGAAGATCGTCAGGAACGCGAACACCAGGACGCTTGCCCGCGTCAGCCACCGTTCCCACGCATGCACGAAGTTATACCCGTAAATCGTGATGACAATGGTGGCGGCGCCCAGGGTCACCGCGGTTGGCACGTACGGCGTGCCGAACAACTGCTGACTCGTTTGGGAGCCGAGGGTGTTGTCGACGGTGACCCACCCGATGTATCCGAGCCACGCGAGAAACGCCGGGAGATAGTTGCCCCGGTAGCCAAACGCGGACCGGCTCATCGGAAGCTGCGGCATGCCGAGCCTCGGGCCCATGGCCGCGCACAGCGAGTTGCCGAGCGCGCCGAACAAGTTGCCGAGCGCGCAGCTCAGCGCGGTGCCCCAGAAGCCGAGCCCGAGCGTGATGCCAAGCGCGCCGAGCACCAGCGTCGTGAGGTGCATGTTCGCGGCGAACCACACGTTGAACTGCCCGGCGAGCGTTCCGTGGCGCTCCGCGTCGTTGATACGCTCGAGCCCATGAGGCTCGACGACCAACACCTCGTCACGATACAGCGCGTCCGGCGACATGAACGTCACCCCCCGATGAGACGCTCGCGGGCACGAGTTAGTGCGGTGCGTCTCTCACCTGCGCGTGCACAAATCGTGTGTTTGCGCATGGGCCTGCGCTTCTGGATGAACCGGGGCCTTGCTGCCGTCCCTCGGGAGTGCGCGCGGCCACTCGCGGATCGCCATGTGCCCGAACCGGCGCTCGGCGGGTGACGGGGATGGCGCGCGCCCTTCCATACTGGCACAACGGCGCCATGTCCCGCGATATTTCGACGTCCGTGGCGGCGCACCGTCGTCGCTCCTTCCCCATCGACGGAATCGTTACACCGCCGCGGCACCGTGCCGGAGGCGCGGTACAGGCCGGCCACACCGATCGCATCGGATGGGGCAGGGAGCACCCGCTCCGAGGTCAAATCACGGTGCATCGCACAGGCTCGACCGAGTGGATCCATCGTAGCGGATGGGAGGCGACGAGATGGCGTGGCGGCAGGGTCGGTTCGTTCGAATCGGTGGAGTCCTCGCGCTCTGCGTTGTGCTCGGAGCGCTGGCGTGGGGTGGCCCGGCGGGAGCGCAGTCCACGGCGCAGAGCCGCGGGCAGTCGCTTGTGATCGTCCAGGCGCAGGACCCGCAGAATTGGGATCCCATCGCCACGTTCCTCTTGTCGTGGGGCATGGTCGGATGCAACATTTTCGACGGCCTCGTCGACCGCGGGCCTGACCTTGTGATTCGGCCCGGGCTCGCGACGAGCTGGAAGTGGATCAGCAAGGACGTCCTGCAGTTCAAGCTGCGGCGCGGCGTCACGTTTCACGACGGCGAGCCGTTCAACGCGGATGCGGTTAAGTTCACGTTCGACCGATTGCTCGGACCGGAGGGTGCAAAGGGGCCACAGCAAGGCAATTACAAGTCGATCGACCACGCTCAGGTGGTGGATCCCTATACCGTCAACCTTGTGATGAAGGAACAGGACCCCGTGATCATCACCAAGCTCGCCGGGTACGGCGGGATGATCGTGCCTCCGAAATACGTGCAGGAGCACGGCAGCGCGTACTTCGGGGCGAACCCGGTGGGGACCGGTCCGTTCAAGTTCGTCGAGTACCGGAAGGACGATCATCTGACGCTCGCCGCGAATGCGAACTACTGGGGCGGCGTGCCGAAGCTTTCGGCGGTGACCTATCGATTCGTGCCCGAGGCCGCGACGCGGGTCGCCGAGCTGCAGGCCGGGCGGGCGGACATCGCGCCGGGCGTGCCGGTCGCGCAGGCGAACGTCGTCAAGGCCGATGGCAATCTCACCCTGCTCACGGTGGGCAGCCCGACCGTCACCGAGATCCGGTTCGACCCGTCGAAGGCGCCCGCGGGCGACGTGCGGTTTCGCAAGGCGGTGATCGCCGGGATCGACGTGCAGACGATCATCCAGACCATTCTCGGAGGATACGGACGCCGCGTGTCCACGTTCCAGAGTCCGCTCTCGTTCGGGAACGACCCGTCGATGAAACCGTACCCGTACGATCCGACGCAGGCGAAACAGCTCCTCGCCGAGGCCGGGGTCAAGCCGGGCACCGAAATCACCCTCAGCTTCCCCAGCAACAACGCGGATTTCCGTGAGGCCGCGCAGGCGATGGTGAGCTACCTGCAGGCGATCGGCTTGAAGCTGACCCTGCAGCCGGTCGAGCAGGTGACGTATTTCAGCGACACGATACCCCACGCGAAGACGGGGCAGATTTACGAATTCGGCTGGGGCGGGTGGACCCTCGATTTCGACAACACGGCCGACCTCCTGTATCACAAGGGCGAGTATTGGAACCCGGTGTTCAGCGACGCGGACGTGGAGAAGTACCTAACCCAGGAGCGCACCACGAACGATCAGAAGACGCGGCTCACGGCGTTTTACGGGTTGGACCACCGGCTCTATGACCTCGCGATCGACTTCCCGCTGTGGCAGCAGATCAACCTGTGGGGCGTCAACAGACGGGTGCAGGGGTTCGTCGCGCCGCCGGACGATCGGGTTCGACTCCTCGCGGTATCGGTGAAGTAGTAGTCGTTCGGTGATCCGCTACGTCGCCGCCAGGATGGGCGGAGCTCTCGCCGTCCTGGCGGCGATTACGCTGTTCGTCGCGTTCGGGATCCGCCTGACCGGTGATCCGGCGGTGGCCCTATTCGAGGGTGCCGGCGCGCCGAGCACTCAGGACATTCAGCGGATGCACCGGGCATTCGGCACGGACCGTCCGTTCCTGGCACAGTACCTTGGGTTCGCCGGCCAGGCGCTGCGGGGCAACCTCGGAACCTCGTTCCGCAGCGGGCAACCGGTATCCGGCCTGATCTTGGAACGGGCAGGGCCGACGCTGGCACTGGCGGTGGGCGGCATGGTCGTCGCGCTCACGGTGGCGTTCCCGCTGGGTGTGTATGCGGCGATGCACCGGAACGCGCTCGCTGACTTCCTGATTCGCGTCGCCAGCCTGCTCGGGCTGTCGTTCCCCAACTTCTGGCTCGGGATCATGCTGATCCTCATCCTCGCAGTCCGGGTCCGGTGGTTTCCTCCATCGGGATACAGCGGGCCGATGTCGCTGGTCCTTCCGTGCCTGACCCTCGGCGTCATCCTGGCGAGCACGCTCGTGCGCCTGGTGCGCGCGAGCCTGCTCGATACACTGGGCCAGCCCTACATCCGCACCGCTCGCGCAAAGGGAATGGCGGAGCGCACGGTGATCGTGCGCCACGGCCTCCGGAACGCACTGCTCCCGGTCGTGACGTTCATCGGCCTGCAGTTCGGCGGGCTGCTCGGCGGGGTCGTGATTCTCGAGAACGTGTTTGCCTGGCCAGGGCTCGGCCAACTCGCGCTGGAGGCCGTGAGCTATCGGGACTACCCGGTCGTGCAGGGGGTGGTCGTCGTGCTCGCGCTGGGCGTCGTTGCCGTCAACTTGCTCGTCGATCTGAGCTACGGGTTGCTGAATCCGCGGGTGCGGGTGGGTTGATGGCCGCGACGCCGGCCGCCGTCGGCGGGCTCTCCGCGGCCGCCCGGCGTCGCTCGCCGATCGGGCTACAGCTCACGTTGTTCGTGGGGCTGACGCTCGTCGGTCTCTCGCTCGCGGCCGCCCTGGGTGCGCCTGTGCTCGCGCCCCGCAATCCTGAAGCGGCCGATCTGCGGGCGCGTCTGACACCCCCAGCCTGGCTGGCACCGGGATCGCCCTATCTGTTGGGCACGGACGCGATCGGCCGTGACATGCTGAGCCGGATCATTTTCGGGGCCCGGATCTCGCTTGAAGTTGGGCTCGTTTCCGTGGCGCTGAGCAGCGTCGTGGGCACCGCGCTCGGGCTCGTCGGAGGCTACTACGGCGGCTGGTGGGACGAGGCGATGATGCGGCTCGCCGATCTGCAACTTAGCTTCCCGTTCATCTTGTTCGCCCTTGTCGTGATCGCCGTGCTCGGTCCCGGTCTCAGCCGCATTATCTTCGTGCTCGCGGTCACACAGTGGGCGTCCTACGCCCGACTCGTTCGCAGCGAAGCGCTCGCGGTAAAGGAGGCCGACTACATTCAGGCGGCCCGCGCGCTTGGGATTCGCGACCGACGCATCATTTGGCGCCACATGTTGCCCAATGCGCTCGGCGCGGTGGTGGTGCTTGCCACACTGAGTATCGCCAACAACATCCTGCTGGAGGCGGCGCTCACGTTTCTCGGGCTCGGCGTGGATCCCGCGGTGCCGTCGTGGGGAGGGATGCTCGCCGACAGCCGCAACTATATCGAGACGGCGTGGTGGGACTCCACGTTCCCCGGCCTCGCGATCATGCTCGCGGTCATGGGCTTCAACCTGATGGGCGATTGGCTGCGCGATAGGCTGAGTCCTGATCTTCGTTGATACGCCCTACAGCTCGGACCCGCAGGGGGCGCTTTCCGCTGGGTGAGTCGCCTCTACGCAGCATAATCTGTCCTCATATGACCTTAGATGTTCCTCATAGATTACCATGATCCGATGGACATCTTGACGTAAAATGTCTATTCACGTACACTTTGTATGACTATACTAGACATAATTTGAAAAACGAGGTGTCCCGTGCGAAAGGCGTCCATCGCGGCACTCCGGGCGCATCTTAGCAAGTATGTCGAAGCCGCCAGCGCAGGGGAGGAGGTCCTCGTCACCGACCATCGCAAACCGGTGGCACGCCTCGTGCCGGTCGCCGCGCCGCACCGCATGGAGGCGCGCCTTGTCGAGATGGCGCGCGCAGGCCTCGTGCGCCTCCCGATCCGGAGGTTGCCGGCGGGCTTTTGGGACCGGCCTCGCCCGCGCGATGCGGCGGGCCGCGCTCTTGCAGCACTCATCGACGCGCGGCGGCGCGACCGATGAGGTTCTGGGACGCGTCCGCGATCGTCCCGCTGTGCGTGGCGCAGCCGTGGTCTCCCGCCGTGCGGACGTTGTGGCACGAGGATCCCGGTATGGTAGTGTGGTGGGGGGCGACGGTCGAGTGCTGGTCTGTATTCGCGCGCCTCAGGCGCGGTCTGGCGTTGCCCGGCAAACGAGAGGACGCGGCGCGGGGCCTGCTGCACGACCTTGAGCGCGCCTGGACGGAGATTCTCCCCAACGAGGAGGTGCGGGCGCACGCGGGCCGTCTCGTCAGGACGCATGCGCTCAGAACCGGGGACGCGTTGCAACTCGCGGCGGCGCTGAGCTGGATGAAGCTGCCGCAGGGAGGCGAGATGGTCGTGCTGGACCCTCACCTCGCGCAGGCGGCACGGATCGAAGGGCTGACGACGCGGCCGTAGGGCCAGGGTCGAGTCATGTGGACGTCTCGCAGCCCGGCCCCGGAGACCCTGGCAGGCGCTCCCGTCCGGATGACCCGCGTTGTATGCCTCTGTGCGCTCGGCGCCGCCGCCGCGCTCGGCGCAATGTTCTCGTTCGTCGCGTCGACGCCGGGCAGCGCCGCGGGGACGCCGCGGTCTTTCGGCGCGGTGCGGGTTTTTCCCAGCGCCCCCGTGCAGGGCGATACCCTGGTCGTGCTGGTGTCGGTGCCGGATCATGCCGGCGCGACCCTGACGTTCGACGGGAGCGCGGTGGCGACATACGCGACACCGGGCGGCGATCTCCGCGCGCTCATCGGCACCGATCCCGATGTCGCCGCCGGGAGCCACACGATCGCCGCCGCGATTCGCGACGCGGGCGGCACCATGCGGCGGATGACGCAGACGGTCCATCTTGCGGCGGGACGGTTTGGGGTGCGCCACTTGACCCTGGGCCCGACGACGTTCGGACTGATCACGCCCCAGAACCTTGCGATCGAGAGTCGCGCGCTCGTTCCCGTCCTCCGCCGGCGCACGTCGACGGCGTGGTGGGACGGTGTCTTCGCCGTGCCCTCGGATGGCCCGATCGATTCCCCGTATGGGGAGCAGGGCGTGTACAACGGCCGTCGGGAATGGTGGCATATGGGCGTGGATTTCGCCGCGCTCGAAGGCGCACCCGTCGTTGCAGCCAACGCCGGCGTGGTGGCGCTAGCGCGGCCGTTGCCGCTTGGCGGGAACACCATCGTCATCGATCACGGACAGGGCGTGCTCTCCGAGTACCTCCATCTCTCC
The genomic region above belongs to bacterium and contains:
- a CDS encoding AMIN domain-containing protein, whose product is MNGALRFRYPYALVCIAVLVVVIAVGAGSVRAGSAVVTKVAAVETVQGVELSVVASAPIRYELRQVQSNWIVIDVTPAELGIPAGTLPTAGHVVTKVRVGQFQSDVVRVVVEMVRPTPFHVTASADRTALLIGIGAPTSAVASGGVGPSTTAQAPPSAHPQAPQDTTIVFKSTAVLPQPTRPQTPPAQTAPTQTPPAQTAPTQTPAQRVQSVVPGKGIGPVHLGMRVAEVVAALGQPVRSQSLSDGTTAYEWFGPPNNSGLGVRTTPAGVVYRVWVINDAQYAIQDRVHVGSTETDARAALGEPSQVLVDASHGLKTLTYPALGVWIVIQTDKQYAFYNQVFEIGVTTLPEPAAAR
- a CDS encoding cytosine permease; translated protein: MSPDALYRDEVLVVEPHGLERINDAERHGTLAGQFNVWFAANMHLTTLVLGALGITLGLGFWGTALSCALGNLFGALGNSLCAAMGPRLGMPQLPMSRSAFGYRGNYLPAFLAWLGYIGWVTVDNTLGSQTSQQLFGTPYVPTAVTLGAATIVITIYGYNFVHAWERWLTRASVLVFAFLTIFALQHGAGPAAVPTKGGAAFWMAWLLEFTIMFSYTVSWAPYAADYARYLPSDTPIRRPFWYSFWGMFLSTTWTNTLGALLGTLAVAGGVIPAMRTVAGMGATAIYAILVLGSISSNTLNMYSGGMGGLTWGLPLRRTGATLVVGAIGVVLSILFGGAQFIKFFQGFLFLLVYWVTPWIAIIAIDFYVFHRRGLAYPDSREFYQPNGAFGALRWAGLAAFAIGVAASVPFMATDWYAGPIGKALGGADFSYIVSFVVAGAIYLATGRHTVPPIAAPAQGT
- a CDS encoding ABC transporter substrate-binding protein; protein product: MAWRQGRFVRIGGVLALCVVLGALAWGGPAGAQSTAQSRGQSLVIVQAQDPQNWDPIATFLLSWGMVGCNIFDGLVDRGPDLVIRPGLATSWKWISKDVLQFKLRRGVTFHDGEPFNADAVKFTFDRLLGPEGAKGPQQGNYKSIDHAQVVDPYTVNLVMKEQDPVIITKLAGYGGMIVPPKYVQEHGSAYFGANPVGTGPFKFVEYRKDDHLTLAANANYWGGVPKLSAVTYRFVPEAATRVAELQAGRADIAPGVPVAQANVVKADGNLTLLTVGSPTVTEIRFDPSKAPAGDVRFRKAVIAGIDVQTIIQTILGGYGRRVSTFQSPLSFGNDPSMKPYPYDPTQAKQLLAEAGVKPGTEITLSFPSNNADFREAAQAMVSYLQAIGLKLTLQPVEQVTYFSDTIPHAKTGQIYEFGWGGWTLDFDNTADLLYHKGEYWNPVFSDADVEKYLTQERTTNDQKTRLTAFYGLDHRLYDLAIDFPLWQQINLWGVNRRVQGFVAPPDDRVRLLAVSVK
- a CDS encoding ABC transporter permease, producing MIRYVAARMGGALAVLAAITLFVAFGIRLTGDPAVALFEGAGAPSTQDIQRMHRAFGTDRPFLAQYLGFAGQALRGNLGTSFRSGQPVSGLILERAGPTLALAVGGMVVALTVAFPLGVYAAMHRNALADFLIRVASLLGLSFPNFWLGIMLILILAVRVRWFPPSGYSGPMSLVLPCLTLGVILASTLVRLVRASLLDTLGQPYIRTARAKGMAERTVIVRHGLRNALLPVVTFIGLQFGGLLGGVVILENVFAWPGLGQLALEAVSYRDYPVVQGVVVVLALGVVAVNLLVDLSYGLLNPRVRVG
- a CDS encoding ABC transporter permease; protein product: MAATPAAVGGLSAAARRRSPIGLQLTLFVGLTLVGLSLAAALGAPVLAPRNPEAADLRARLTPPAWLAPGSPYLLGTDAIGRDMLSRIIFGARISLEVGLVSVALSSVVGTALGLVGGYYGGWWDEAMMRLADLQLSFPFILFALVVIAVLGPGLSRIIFVLAVTQWASYARLVRSEALAVKEADYIQAARALGIRDRRIIWRHMLPNALGAVVVLATLSIANNILLEAALTFLGLGVDPAVPSWGGMLADSRNYIETAWWDSTFPGLAIMLAVMGFNLMGDWLRDRLSPDLR
- a CDS encoding type II toxin-antitoxin system Phd/YefM family antitoxin gives rise to the protein MRKASIAALRAHLSKYVEAASAGEEVLVTDHRKPVARLVPVAAPHRMEARLVEMARAGLVRLPIRRLPAGFWDRPRPRDAAGRALAALIDARRRDR
- a CDS encoding type II toxin-antitoxin system VapC family toxin — protein: MRFWDASAIVPLCVAQPWSPAVRTLWHEDPGMVVWWGATVECWSVFARLRRGLALPGKREDAARGLLHDLERAWTEILPNEEVRAHAGRLVRTHALRTGDALQLAAALSWMKLPQGGEMVVLDPHLAQAARIEGLTTRP
- a CDS encoding M23 family metallopeptidase, which gives rise to MTRVVCLCALGAAAALGAMFSFVASTPGSAAGTPRSFGAVRVFPSAPVQGDTLVVLVSVPDHAGATLTFDGSAVATYATPGGDLRALIGTDPDVAAGSHTIAAAIRDAGGTMRRMTQTVHLAAGRFGVRHLTLGPTTFGLITPQNLAIESRALVPVLRRRTSTAWWDGVFAVPSDGPIDSPYGEQGVYNGRREWWHMGVDFAALEGAPVVAANAGVVALARPLPLGGNTIVIDHGQGVLSEYLHLSAFVVHEGARVERGAVIGRIGATGLVTGPSVHWGLYVNGLPVNPLFWTVPHAGLTAP